Proteins found in one Enterococcus sp. 9D6_DIV0238 genomic segment:
- a CDS encoding aspartate kinase, which yields MKVIKFGGSSLASAAQLEKVLTIVKEDTSRKFVVVSAPGKRSSDDIKVTDLLIAYYNAYLNNEKTTAAIEKIVARYEAILDELNMSKEILADITQAIQRLATLPKENNPHLLDAFLASGEDNNAKLVAAFFQQRGLNACYKSPLDLGLIVTDEPGNARILPSSLSKINAFKATEEILVIPGFFGFTESGEICTFSRGGSDITGSIVAAGVEADIYENFTDVDGIFVAHPGIVREPKTITELTYREMRELAYAGFAVLHDEALMPAYRANIPVVIKNTNNPSHPGTLITTSRMVKHDPVVGIASDQGFASIYISKYLMNRELGFGRRLLQILEELGLSYEHMPSGIDDISIILRERQLTVEIEEELMNRLEEELEPDELRITHGLSMLMIVGEGMRQRIGVMADSTAALAENRINLEMINQGSSEVSIMFGIREDQEKRAIQALYQTFFADQNS from the coding sequence GTGAAAGTCATAAAATTCGGAGGCAGCTCTCTAGCTTCTGCTGCTCAATTAGAAAAAGTTTTAACAATCGTAAAAGAAGACACTTCACGAAAGTTTGTCGTTGTTTCAGCTCCTGGTAAGCGTTCTTCAGATGATATCAAAGTAACTGATTTGCTGATAGCCTATTACAATGCATATTTAAATAATGAAAAAACGACAGCTGCTATTGAAAAAATCGTTGCTCGTTATGAAGCAATTCTTGATGAACTCAACATGAGTAAGGAAATTTTAGCAGATATTACCCAAGCAATCCAACGATTGGCTACATTACCAAAAGAAAATAATCCGCATCTTCTCGATGCATTTTTAGCTAGCGGTGAAGACAATAATGCTAAATTGGTGGCAGCATTTTTCCAGCAGCGCGGATTGAACGCTTGTTACAAAAGCCCGCTTGATTTAGGCTTGATCGTTACAGATGAACCGGGAAATGCCCGTATTTTGCCATCCTCATTAAGTAAAATCAATGCCTTTAAAGCAACTGAAGAGATTTTGGTCATTCCTGGTTTCTTTGGTTTCACAGAATCTGGAGAGATTTGTACATTTTCAAGAGGCGGGTCTGACATTACAGGATCGATCGTTGCAGCTGGTGTAGAAGCGGATATTTATGAAAACTTTACCGATGTCGATGGTATTTTTGTTGCTCATCCGGGCATCGTACGTGAACCAAAAACAATCACTGAATTGACCTATCGTGAAATGCGTGAACTAGCGTATGCTGGTTTTGCTGTTCTTCACGATGAAGCGTTGATGCCTGCTTACCGTGCAAATATTCCAGTAGTGATCAAGAACACGAATAATCCTTCTCATCCAGGTACATTGATCACAACTTCTCGGATGGTCAAACATGATCCAGTAGTTGGGATCGCAAGCGACCAAGGTTTTGCCAGCATTTACATTAGTAAATACTTGATGAATAGAGAGTTAGGATTTGGACGACGTTTACTACAGATTTTAGAAGAATTAGGCTTAAGCTATGAACATATGCCTTCTGGAATCGATGATATTTCGATTATTTTAAGAGAACGTCAACTAACAGTTGAAATCGAAGAAGAATTGATGAATCGCTTAGAAGAAGAACTTGAACCAGATGAATTACGTATCACTCACGGTTTATCTATGCTGATGATCGTAGGTGAAGGAATGCGTCAGCGGATCGGGGTGATGGCTGACAGTACAGCGGCACTTGCAGAAAATAGAATCAACTTGGAAATGATCAACCAAGGTTCTTCTGAGGTCAGTATCATGTTTGGTATTCGTGAAGATCAGGAAAAACGAGCAATACAAGCACTTTATCAAACATTTTTTGCCGACCAGAATAGTTGA
- a CDS encoding ABC transporter ATP-binding protein, which translates to MIELVNVTKNYGTKQALKELNLNIKQGEIFGFLGHNGAGKSTTIKSLVSIIQPSSGSIAVDGLSLSEHRETIKKKIAYVPDTPDIFLQLTAGEYWDLIGAAYGLDASKKQQRLDELATLFDMQSHQDETLAGFSHGMRQKTIIIGALLPDPDIWILDEPLQGLDPQAAFDLKQMMKAHAAKGKTVIFSTHALDTAQQLCDELAILKKGELIYNGSVEELLEQSPNESLEEIYLKMAGRQSDAQLAQTLEGEDYE; encoded by the coding sequence ATGATTGAATTGGTCAATGTAACGAAGAATTATGGTACAAAACAAGCATTAAAAGAACTGAATTTGAATATCAAACAGGGAGAAATTTTTGGCTTTTTAGGACATAATGGTGCCGGCAAATCCACAACGATCAAAAGTTTAGTAAGTATTATCCAGCCTTCAAGCGGTTCTATCGCAGTCGACGGATTATCATTATCTGAACATCGTGAAACAATCAAGAAAAAAATTGCCTATGTTCCTGATACACCAGATATTTTTTTACAATTGACTGCTGGCGAATATTGGGATTTGATCGGTGCAGCTTATGGACTTGATGCTTCAAAAAAACAACAGCGTTTGGACGAGCTTGCCACTTTATTTGACATGCAAAGTCATCAAGATGAAACCTTAGCCGGCTTTTCACATGGTATGCGGCAAAAAACAATTATTATTGGCGCCTTGCTGCCAGACCCTGATATATGGATCTTAGACGAACCGTTACAAGGGCTAGATCCGCAAGCAGCATTTGATTTGAAACAAATGATGAAAGCACATGCCGCTAAAGGAAAAACCGTCATTTTTTCAACGCATGCCCTAGATACTGCCCAACAATTGTGCGATGAGCTAGCCATTTTGAAAAAAGGCGAACTGATTTACAATGGTTCTGTAGAGGAATTACTGGAGCAATCTCCCAACGAGTCATTAGAAGAAATCTACTTAAAAATGGCTGGTCGTCAGTCGGATGCACAATTAGCACAAACGCTTGAAGGTGAAGACTATGAATAA
- a CDS encoding HAD family hydrolase translates to MRRKYEGIIFDMDGVLVDSESFYYQRRKAFLKEYGLSIEKLPIALFVGADMRSLWQLILEENDTEYDEVFLTEKYHQYKINHPIDYSELIEPDAKRVLQFLKRKGYKIGLASSSKMDVIQEVLKIGQLTSFFDVVITGSQFEKSKPDPKIYEHTAKELGIAVEDCLAIEDSEKGILSAHSAGLTVWALKDTQFGMDQSLADDDLESLSDVCKKLQELDKIGYTD, encoded by the coding sequence ATGAGACGAAAATACGAAGGGATCATTTTCGATATGGATGGGGTCTTAGTTGATAGTGAATCATTTTACTACCAGCGCCGAAAAGCCTTTCTTAAAGAATATGGGTTATCCATCGAAAAGTTACCGATCGCATTGTTTGTTGGGGCAGACATGCGCAGTTTATGGCAATTGATCCTTGAAGAAAATGATACAGAGTATGATGAAGTCTTTTTAACTGAGAAATACCATCAGTATAAAATAAACCATCCGATCGACTATAGTGAGTTGATCGAGCCGGATGCTAAAAGAGTTTTACAATTTTTAAAAAGAAAAGGCTACAAAATCGGGTTGGCCTCATCATCAAAAATGGATGTTATTCAGGAAGTATTGAAGATCGGGCAGCTAACAAGTTTTTTTGATGTAGTCATAACAGGATCTCAGTTTGAGAAAAGTAAGCCTGATCCTAAAATCTATGAGCATACAGCAAAAGAGTTAGGTATAGCAGTAGAAGATTGTCTGGCTATCGAAGATTCTGAAAAAGGCATCCTTTCGGCTCATAGTGCTGGATTGACTGTTTGGGCATTGAAAGACACTCAGTTCGGTATGGATCAATCATTGGCAGATGATGATCTGGAGTCATTAAGCGATGTGTGTAAAAAGTTGCAAGAGTTGGACAAAATAGGTTACACTGACTAA